A stretch of Actinomycetes bacterium DNA encodes these proteins:
- a CDS encoding ABC-F family ATP-binding cassette domain-containing protein, whose product MILIDAEGLGAARPGRTLFEDLDLTIRTGDRIGVVGINGAGKSTLLGALAGTIEADHGHVRTAREVRIAMLEQAPELRGATMREALHAGDLAADWEVEAVADRLGLGASFDSPLEHLSGGQAKRVSLARALVAEADLLILDEPTNHLDIDAISWLEDRLAGFSGALLLVTHDRHFLDRVTTRILELDRGGSYVHEGGYASWLEARSRRAEQAEASEAKRRNLARSELEWLRRGAPARTSKPKARIEAANRLLEGGPQAAARAGDLPLHAATPRLGDKVVDLHGVGHRYGDHVLFADMELMLDNRERLGVVGPNGTGKSTLLEIMAGRLQPSSGTVELGQTVHAAVFDQQGRDLDESMRVRDAVAGPHGDADWTHAALMEAFWFDSDAQWAPIGTLSGGERRRLQLLLTLAEKPNVLFLDEPTNDLDTETLRQLEDFLDAWPGALVTVSHDRAFLERVVTDVIVLGDGRAARRPGGYAAYEEQRRAARGTTKAGKVAVSGAGTGTPERSTGVRPERARRGESPSGPSPSTLRHRLRAAERELGAQRERCEQLRATLAGGESDHEVLSRLGTELARAEASLEAAEEAWLELADEVESRGLDI is encoded by the coding sequence GTGATCCTGATCGATGCCGAAGGCCTCGGCGCGGCACGGCCGGGCCGAACGCTGTTCGAGGACCTCGACCTGACCATCCGCACCGGTGACCGCATCGGGGTCGTGGGCATCAACGGTGCAGGGAAGTCAACCCTTCTCGGCGCACTCGCCGGCACCATCGAGGCTGACCACGGACACGTGCGCACTGCGCGCGAGGTACGCATCGCGATGCTCGAACAGGCGCCGGAGTTGCGGGGGGCCACGATGCGCGAGGCGTTGCACGCCGGCGATCTGGCCGCAGACTGGGAGGTCGAGGCGGTGGCGGACCGGCTGGGGCTCGGAGCCAGCTTCGACTCACCGCTCGAGCACCTGTCCGGTGGCCAGGCCAAACGGGTGTCGCTCGCCCGCGCCCTGGTGGCCGAAGCCGATCTGTTGATCCTCGACGAGCCGACGAACCATCTCGACATCGATGCGATCTCGTGGCTCGAGGACCGCCTGGCGGGATTCAGCGGGGCGCTGCTGCTGGTGACCCACGACCGCCATTTCCTCGATCGCGTGACGACCCGAATCCTGGAGCTGGACCGGGGCGGGTCCTACGTGCACGAGGGTGGGTATGCATCCTGGTTGGAGGCTCGAAGCCGCCGCGCGGAGCAGGCCGAAGCTTCCGAGGCGAAGCGCCGCAACCTGGCTCGGTCCGAGCTGGAGTGGCTGCGCCGAGGCGCTCCCGCTCGCACGTCGAAGCCGAAGGCACGGATCGAGGCGGCCAACAGGCTTCTGGAGGGCGGCCCCCAGGCAGCGGCGCGCGCCGGTGATCTGCCCCTGCATGCGGCCACCCCGCGCCTCGGTGACAAGGTCGTCGACCTGCATGGCGTCGGCCATCGATATGGCGACCATGTGCTCTTCGCCGACATGGAGTTGATGCTCGACAACCGCGAGCGACTCGGTGTGGTGGGACCCAACGGCACCGGCAAGTCGACTCTGCTGGAGATCATGGCCGGGCGCCTCCAGCCCTCGTCGGGCACGGTCGAACTCGGCCAGACCGTTCATGCAGCGGTATTCGACCAACAGGGCCGCGACCTCGACGAGTCGATGCGGGTGCGTGACGCGGTGGCCGGTCCACACGGCGACGCGGATTGGACCCATGCGGCGCTGATGGAGGCGTTCTGGTTCGACTCGGATGCGCAATGGGCACCGATCGGCACACTGTCGGGGGGCGAGCGACGACGCCTGCAGCTGCTTCTCACACTCGCGGAGAAGCCCAACGTGCTCTTCCTCGATGAGCCGACCAACGACCTGGACACCGAGACCCTCCGACAGCTGGAGGACTTCCTCGATGCGTGGCCGGGCGCCCTGGTCACCGTGAGTCACGACCGAGCATTCCTCGAGCGTGTGGTCACGGACGTGATCGTGCTCGGTGACGGCCGGGCCGCCAGGCGACCCGGCGGCTATGCCGCCTACGAGGAGCAGCGGCGTGCCGCCCGAGGCACAACGAAGGCCGGCAAGGTGGCAGTGAGCGGTGCCGGGACCGGGACCCCGGAGCGCTCCACCGGCGTGAGACCTGAGCGGGCGCGGCGCGGCGAGTCACCGTCGGGGCCGAGCCCTTCGACACTGCGCCACCGACTCCGGGCTGCCGAACGTGAACTCGGCGCCCAACGTGAGCGCTGTGAGCAGCTCCGCGCAACGCTCGCCGGCGGCGAGTCGGACCACGAGGTGCTCAGCCGGCTGGGCACGGAGCTGGCCCGGGCGGAGGCGTCCCTCGAGGCCGCCGAGGAGGCCTGGCTGGAGCTGGCAGACGAGGTGGAGTCACGAGGGCTCGACATATGA
- a CDS encoding crotonase/enoyl-CoA hydratase family protein yields the protein MDDGKANAISHRTIEDLDAALDEAEGARALVLAGRPGKFCAGFDLSVVKQGPGAAIEMMNRGAEIALRLHEWPTPRVIASTGHALAMGAVLLSCADVRIGAEGDFKYGLNEVAIGLALPEFAIELTRSRLTPTEFHQATVLSKIYSPDQALAAGYLDELVEPERVVDHALDRAAELAEYLDARAFAATRSNTDAELTEKLRKSVASAQS from the coding sequence ATGGATGACGGCAAGGCCAACGCGATCTCGCATCGCACCATCGAGGACCTCGACGCGGCCCTCGACGAGGCCGAAGGCGCACGAGCCCTCGTGCTCGCTGGCCGGCCGGGCAAGTTCTGCGCCGGCTTCGACCTGTCGGTGGTCAAGCAAGGCCCCGGAGCAGCTATCGAGATGATGAACCGCGGTGCCGAGATCGCGCTGCGGCTGCACGAGTGGCCCACTCCCCGCGTGATCGCCTCCACAGGCCATGCGCTTGCCATGGGCGCGGTGCTGCTCTCCTGTGCCGATGTCCGCATCGGGGCGGAGGGGGACTTCAAGTACGGCCTCAACGAGGTGGCCATAGGCCTGGCACTGCCGGAATTCGCGATCGAGCTCACGCGGTCCCGGCTGACGCCGACCGAGTTCCACCAGGCGACGGTGCTGTCGAAGATCTACTCACCCGACCAGGCACTTGCAGCGGGCTACCTCGACGAGCTGGTGGAGCCCGAACGAGTGGTCGACCACGCGCTCGATCGCGCCGCAGAACTCGCCGAGTACCTCGATGCCCGGGCCTTCGCAGCCACTCGGAGCAATACCGACGCGGAACTCACCGAGAAGCTGCGCAAGTCCGTTGCCTCAGCTCAGAGCTGA
- a CDS encoding flippase-like domain-containing protein, with protein sequence MMEDDAEAGRPPDEPTDERAEALAEIDEATLPHELPRNNALKLLVRIGFSIGFLALLIWQLPDVTVEDLLPEPTAATFGWIAVAIVVNLGAYVLQNLRWAEVSDTLGIHLPFRRLLSHLLAGQFVSNALPTSFGGDVVRVLRQGNDAGDYADSFAATSLERLTGWLVLPMLSFAGLAFSPEYRSLGSVTMVILLVNVVTMAALATILLAASNRRFARLAERQGWRRYLGAVHLGIIAFRHRPAQAAKVLGAGLGFQFLQCLAVWACAVALGIGEIGLLAALTFFPPTAVVQNFPLALGGLGVREAAFVYFFGAIGVSNSSAIGLGLLVYFVFVLSSLAGAPSFVSGGFTGSAVRD encoded by the coding sequence GTGATGGAAGACGACGCCGAGGCGGGTCGGCCCCCCGACGAGCCGACCGACGAGCGCGCCGAAGCCCTCGCCGAGATCGATGAGGCGACCCTTCCCCACGAGTTGCCGCGCAACAACGCTCTGAAGCTGCTGGTGCGGATCGGGTTCAGCATCGGGTTCCTCGCCCTGCTGATCTGGCAGTTGCCGGACGTCACGGTCGAGGACCTGTTGCCCGAACCCACCGCCGCCACCTTCGGTTGGATAGCAGTGGCGATCGTGGTCAACCTGGGCGCCTACGTGCTGCAGAACCTCCGCTGGGCCGAGGTCTCCGACACGCTCGGGATCCACCTGCCCTTCCGTCGGCTCCTGTCACACCTGCTCGCAGGCCAGTTCGTGTCCAACGCCCTTCCCACCTCGTTCGGCGGGGACGTCGTGCGGGTCTTGCGCCAGGGCAACGACGCCGGCGACTACGCGGACTCCTTCGCAGCCACCAGCCTCGAACGCCTCACCGGCTGGCTGGTGCTGCCGATGCTGTCGTTCGCAGGACTCGCGTTCAGCCCCGAGTACCGGTCGCTCGGATCGGTGACGATGGTGATCCTCCTCGTCAACGTTGTGACCATGGCCGCACTCGCGACGATCCTGCTCGCGGCAAGCAACCGGCGCTTCGCCCGCCTCGCCGAACGCCAGGGATGGCGTCGCTACCTCGGCGCCGTGCACCTCGGCATAATCGCCTTCCGGCACCGTCCCGCCCAGGCAGCGAAGGTCCTCGGTGCCGGACTCGGCTTCCAGTTCCTGCAATGCCTGGCGGTCTGGGCCTGTGCGGTCGCCCTGGGGATCGGCGAGATCGGGCTCCTTGCGGCGCTAACGTTCTTCCCCCCGACCGCGGTCGTGCAGAACTTCCCGCTCGCCTTGGGGGGCCTCGGCGTGCGTGAAGCGGCTTTCGTCTACTTCTTCGGCGCGATCGGGGTATCCAACTCGTCCGCCATCGGACTCGGGCTGCTGGTCTACTTCGTGTTCGTGCTCTCCAGCCTCGCCGGTGCTCCGAGCTTTGTATCCGGCGGGTTCACGGGCTCCGCCGTGCGGGACTGA
- a CDS encoding acyltransferase: MVAFHAGFGGMVGGYLGVSTFFTLSGFLIASLLFAQGSPEEGIVLRGFWGRRFRRLFPAAVLTIIAVLALFAPFVATPDQLSTLRWDSIASLFSVANWQFIAQGSSYGDLFVAPSPLLHFWSLAIEEQFYIVFPLLLWAVIKAFGARRGLVAGVLLALAGGSLAWTLFGGLSNDHIYLGTGTRASELLLGGVLAVVLTKQRTRQVLAEVRPLRLLVVGAGAVALGVQLWWWWSVDQASEWLYRGGFTLYAGLTCVVILAAALPGGPVNRMTSAAPLRWLGARSYAIYLVHWPLFLVARQTWGDANRWLVTAGVVASSLLIADLSLRLLERPVRVKALFPSRRKAYAAMGVAALAVVLLAFTVVPDDPDGTSPDFESELETWEELLAAGADEASSDRATTTTEAPPSDPEDPAPPPPAPVPVVGLFGDSTSLSMSIGLSRWRDETGLLGPLVGDLRFGCGVPRFVKLRAETTVVPDVECLAWPQRWTEITAATRPHISLLSSPAWAVPDAVVPGEVDYSALGDPLVDDFVRGELLQAVDILSATGTQVVLVNWPQYGSWYDDGRSSAVQRQADPARMARLHEIQREVAALRPDSATVLEFGDWLGARSEDRALRADGMHFTEDEFTRVAHEWFGAEVVRIWEQRWDRMQELERARVQEQAAGASTTGSTSETG; this comes from the coding sequence GTGGTTGCGTTCCACGCGGGCTTCGGCGGAATGGTGGGTGGTTACCTGGGTGTGTCGACGTTCTTCACCCTGTCAGGCTTCCTCATCGCCAGCCTGTTGTTCGCACAGGGCAGCCCGGAGGAGGGGATCGTCCTGCGGGGCTTCTGGGGCAGGCGCTTCCGCCGGCTGTTCCCGGCGGCTGTGCTCACCATCATCGCGGTGCTGGCGCTGTTCGCACCCTTCGTGGCGACACCCGACCAGCTGTCCACGTTGCGCTGGGATTCGATCGCTTCGCTGTTCAGCGTCGCCAACTGGCAGTTCATCGCACAGGGCTCCAGCTACGGCGACCTCTTCGTGGCTCCGTCACCGCTGTTGCACTTCTGGAGCCTGGCGATCGAGGAGCAGTTCTACATCGTGTTCCCGCTGCTGCTGTGGGCGGTCATCAAGGCCTTCGGTGCACGTCGCGGGCTGGTGGCGGGCGTGTTGCTCGCACTTGCCGGTGGGTCGCTCGCATGGACGCTGTTCGGTGGGCTCAGCAACGACCACATCTACCTCGGCACCGGCACGCGGGCCTCGGAGCTGCTGCTGGGCGGGGTGCTTGCGGTGGTGCTCACCAAGCAGCGCACCAGGCAGGTACTCGCCGAGGTGCGTCCCCTGCGCCTCCTGGTAGTCGGAGCCGGCGCGGTGGCGCTGGGGGTGCAGCTGTGGTGGTGGTGGAGCGTCGATCAGGCCTCGGAGTGGTTGTACCGGGGCGGCTTCACCCTCTACGCCGGGCTCACATGCGTTGTCATCCTCGCTGCAGCCCTACCCGGCGGCCCCGTGAACCGGATGACCTCGGCGGCGCCCCTTCGCTGGCTCGGTGCGCGTTCCTATGCCATCTACCTGGTGCACTGGCCGCTGTTCCTCGTGGCGCGCCAGACGTGGGGTGACGCGAACCGTTGGCTCGTCACGGCGGGTGTCGTGGCTTCGTCGCTGCTCATTGCCGACCTGTCGCTGCGGCTGCTCGAGCGCCCGGTGCGGGTGAAGGCGCTGTTCCCGTCCCGGCGGAAGGCCTATGCGGCCATGGGCGTCGCCGCCCTCGCGGTAGTACTCCTGGCCTTCACCGTCGTGCCCGACGACCCCGACGGCACCAGCCCCGACTTCGAATCCGAACTGGAGACGTGGGAGGAGCTGTTGGCCGCCGGCGCCGACGAGGCGTCCAGCGATCGTGCAACGACCACGACCGAGGCCCCGCCCAGCGACCCCGAGGACCCAGCGCCCCCACCCCCGGCACCCGTGCCGGTGGTCGGATTGTTCGGCGACTCCACGTCGCTGTCGATGAGCATCGGCCTCAGCCGCTGGAGGGATGAAACGGGCCTTCTCGGCCCGCTGGTCGGGGACCTGCGGTTCGGGTGCGGAGTTCCCCGGTTCGTGAAGTTGCGCGCCGAGACCACCGTGGTGCCTGACGTTGAATGCCTCGCCTGGCCACAACGGTGGACGGAGATCACCGCGGCCACAAGGCCGCACATCAGTCTGTTGTCGAGTCCGGCCTGGGCCGTTCCCGACGCCGTCGTGCCGGGAGAAGTCGACTACTCGGCGCTCGGGGATCCCTTGGTCGACGACTTCGTGCGCGGCGAGTTGCTGCAGGCGGTCGACATCCTGTCCGCCACGGGCACACAGGTCGTGCTGGTCAACTGGCCGCAGTACGGGTCCTGGTACGACGACGGCAGGTCCTCTGCGGTGCAGCGCCAGGCTGATCCTGCGCGGATGGCCCGGCTGCACGAGATCCAGCGGGAAGTGGCGGCCCTTCGGCCTGACTCTGCGACCGTATTGGAGTTCGGGGACTGGTTGGGTGCTCGTTCCGAGGATCGGGCTCTGCGCGCGGACGGCATGCACTTCACCGAGGACGAGTTCACCCGGGTGGCGCATGAATGGTTCGGTGCCGAGGTGGTGAGGATCTGGGAGCAGCGTTGGGACCGGATGCAGGAACTCGAGCGGGCGCGAGTGCAGGAGCAGGCGGCCGGCGCGTCCACAACCGGATCCACGAGCGAGACGGGCTAG
- a CDS encoding TldD/PmbA family protein, with protein MIDQQVVEAVLSAGLADGADFAEVFAEDRRSTSALLDDGRVEELTSGRDRGAGIRVVVGETTGFAHTADLSEASLVSAAQTAAAAARSAGGEPRVVNLGRVDATNPSAVSVYPEDVDKATKVGLLARAEESARGAGSAITQVSARYADSRRRILVANSDGSLADDDQVRTMFSVSTVAAGDTGMQTGRESTGHTIGFELFDANDVAEIANRAAQRALTKLAARPAPSGEMTVVIGPGGGGVMFHEACGHGLEADLVAKGASVFAGRVGEQVASPLVTLVDDGTMGGEWGAGAIDDEGRPRQHNVLIRDGVLVDYMWDELRARKEGRKSSGNGRRQSYAHLPMVRMTNTYLLEGESDPDEIVADTTNGVYVAHLGGGQVNTATGDFVFGMTEAYLIEDGRITEPIREGNLIGNGPAVLANIDAVGNDFAMGSPGTCGKDGQGVPVGDGVPTLRAHGLTIGGTAA; from the coding sequence TTGATCGATCAGCAGGTAGTGGAGGCGGTCCTGTCCGCCGGACTGGCCGACGGGGCCGACTTTGCCGAGGTGTTCGCCGAGGACCGCCGGTCCACGTCGGCCCTGCTCGACGACGGCCGGGTCGAGGAGCTGACCTCTGGCCGCGATCGGGGAGCGGGCATCCGCGTCGTCGTCGGGGAGACGACTGGCTTCGCGCACACCGCCGACCTGTCCGAGGCGTCGCTCGTCTCGGCCGCACAGACGGCGGCGGCCGCGGCGCGGAGCGCCGGCGGCGAACCTCGCGTCGTCAACCTGGGTCGCGTGGATGCGACCAACCCGAGTGCGGTGTCGGTCTACCCCGAGGACGTCGACAAGGCCACGAAGGTGGGACTGCTGGCGCGTGCCGAGGAGTCGGCTCGTGGCGCCGGCTCGGCCATCACGCAGGTATCGGCCCGCTACGCCGACTCTCGCCGCCGCATCCTGGTGGCGAACAGCGACGGGTCCCTCGCCGACGACGACCAGGTGCGCACGATGTTCTCGGTCTCCACCGTTGCGGCTGGCGACACAGGGATGCAGACCGGCCGCGAATCGACCGGCCACACGATCGGCTTCGAGCTGTTCGACGCCAACGACGTGGCCGAGATCGCGAACCGTGCGGCCCAGCGGGCACTCACCAAGCTTGCTGCGCGCCCTGCGCCCTCGGGTGAGATGACCGTGGTGATCGGCCCCGGCGGCGGCGGGGTCATGTTCCACGAGGCATGCGGGCACGGACTCGAGGCCGACCTGGTGGCCAAGGGGGCTTCGGTCTTCGCAGGCCGCGTCGGCGAACAGGTGGCCTCGCCGCTGGTCACCCTCGTCGACGACGGCACCATGGGCGGCGAATGGGGTGCCGGCGCGATCGACGACGAGGGTCGTCCGCGCCAGCACAACGTGCTGATCCGTGACGGGGTGTTGGTCGACTACATGTGGGACGAGTTGCGTGCGCGCAAGGAAGGGCGCAAGTCCTCCGGCAACGGCCGCAGGCAGTCCTACGCCCACCTGCCGATGGTGCGCATGACCAACACCTACCTCCTCGAGGGTGAGTCCGACCCCGATGAGATCGTGGCCGACACGACCAATGGTGTGTATGTGGCCCACCTCGGCGGCGGCCAGGTCAACACAGCCACGGGCGACTTCGTGTTCGGCATGACCGAGGCATACCTGATCGAGGACGGCCGCATCACCGAGCCGATCCGCGAGGGCAACCTGATCGGCAACGGGCCGGCGGTGCTCGCCAACATCGATGCGGTGGGCAACGACTTCGCGATGGGGTCACCCGGCACATGTGGCAAGGACGGCCAGGGAGTGCCGGTCGGCGACGGCGTGCCGACACTGCGGGCCCATGGCCTCACCATCGGCGGCACCGCTGCCTGA
- a CDS encoding thioesterase, translating into MAVRTGLSATVELVVGEADTAIAFGSGDVAVLATPRIIALVEEATVAALQGELDDDQTSVGVRVQIEHISPTAVGCPVRAECSLEKVQGRRLVFTVSARDDRGLVAAGKVTRVVVDREGFLEKLR; encoded by the coding sequence ATGGCTGTACGCACCGGACTCAGCGCAACCGTGGAACTCGTGGTCGGCGAGGCCGACACGGCGATCGCGTTCGGCTCCGGCGACGTGGCGGTGCTAGCCACCCCTCGCATCATCGCACTGGTCGAAGAGGCAACGGTCGCGGCCCTCCAAGGGGAGTTGGACGATGACCAGACCAGCGTTGGTGTGCGTGTGCAGATCGAGCACATCTCCCCCACCGCCGTGGGATGCCCGGTACGTGCCGAGTGCTCCCTCGAGAAGGTCCAGGGCCGCCGGCTCGTGTTCACGGTGAGCGCCCGCGACGATCGTGGACTGGTGGCCGCGGGCAAGGTGACCCGGGTTGTGGTGGACCGTGAGGGATTCCTTGAGAAGCTCCGCTGA
- a CDS encoding TldD/PmbA family protein, producing the protein MADAAMTPADALGIVDRVLERALPGEQLEAVLGWAATTDVRAHEGELEHFVAATEVGLGVRVIDDHRTGISWAGVLDDDAIDTAVAEARDNARFSSSDPHAGLAEPDGVEPQRLDTVDGALADVPTEAKVDFAMQLDSRLRSADSRMVGHEGADYGDARVIGAVASTTGIRAVEQETIAQAAIWALASDGNDVTTGFGLDSGRGFADLDADNVVAEAVGRATALLGASKADTSRLTVVFDPYVTSQFLGVVAEMLSGEEAVRGRTPFADRVGDDIAAAMLSLYDDPHAGDAPTSGAVDGEGLATRRVPLIEGGVLTGLLHNAYTARSMSSTGTASATRGSHRSAPGVGPRVLTPEPGSLSPAALRASVGEGVLVQELAGLHSGVNPTSGDLSVGIEGVRLRGGEPAEPVREVTIASTIQRMLTDVVAVGSDLRRFPWESSGVSLAIADVTLSGN; encoded by the coding sequence ATGGCAGACGCCGCCATGACACCTGCGGACGCGCTCGGCATCGTCGACCGCGTGCTCGAGCGGGCGCTCCCCGGTGAGCAGCTCGAGGCCGTGCTGGGGTGGGCCGCGACCACCGACGTCCGTGCGCACGAAGGTGAACTCGAGCACTTCGTGGCCGCCACCGAGGTGGGGCTCGGAGTGCGTGTCATCGACGATCACCGCACGGGGATCTCGTGGGCCGGTGTGTTGGATGACGACGCGATCGACACGGCGGTGGCCGAAGCCCGGGACAACGCCCGGTTCTCCAGTTCCGATCCCCACGCAGGCCTGGCCGAGCCCGATGGAGTGGAGCCGCAGCGCCTCGACACGGTCGATGGAGCGCTCGCGGATGTGCCCACCGAGGCGAAGGTCGACTTCGCCATGCAGCTCGACTCCCGTCTGCGCTCCGCCGATTCCCGCATGGTGGGCCATGAGGGCGCCGACTACGGCGACGCACGCGTGATCGGCGCGGTTGCGAGCACCACCGGGATCCGCGCGGTCGAACAGGAGACGATCGCCCAAGCGGCGATCTGGGCGCTCGCCTCCGACGGCAACGATGTCACCACGGGCTTCGGGCTCGACTCGGGGAGGGGATTCGCCGACCTCGACGCAGACAACGTCGTGGCCGAGGCCGTTGGCCGTGCCACGGCCCTGCTCGGAGCGTCCAAGGCGGACACGTCACGCCTCACGGTCGTGTTCGACCCGTACGTGACGTCCCAGTTCCTCGGCGTCGTGGCCGAGATGCTCTCAGGCGAGGAGGCGGTGCGCGGCCGAACCCCGTTCGCCGACCGCGTGGGCGACGACATCGCCGCTGCGATGCTGTCGCTCTACGACGACCCGCACGCGGGTGACGCCCCCACCTCCGGTGCAGTGGACGGCGAAGGGCTGGCCACGCGCCGGGTGCCGCTGATCGAAGGTGGCGTACTGACCGGGCTGTTGCACAACGCTTACACGGCGCGCAGCATGTCGAGCACCGGCACGGCGTCGGCAACACGTGGTAGCCACCGAAGCGCCCCCGGGGTCGGCCCGCGAGTGCTCACACCGGAGCCCGGCAGCCTGTCACCAGCGGCGTTGCGCGCGTCGGTCGGCGAGGGGGTGCTCGTGCAGGAACTCGCCGGGCTCCACTCGGGCGTCAACCCCACCTCGGGTGACCTCTCCGTGGGCATCGAAGGCGTGCGGCTCCGCGGCGGCGAGCCGGCCGAGCCGGTCCGCGAGGTGACCATCGCGTCCACCATCCAGCGGATGCTCACCGATGTCGTGGCGGTGGGCTCGGACCTGCGAAGGTTCCCGTGGGAGTCATCCGGGGTGTCCCTCGCAATCGCGGATGTGACCCTTTCGGGCAACTGA
- the dxs gene encoding 1-deoxy-D-xylulose-5-phosphate synthase, whose product MILETINAPEDLRGLDEEQLDQLVAEIRSFIVDKVTSHGGHLGSNLGAIEITIALHRVFDSPSDSILWDTGHQAYVHKLLTGRRDQFTQLRQEGGLSGYPSRAESEHDWVENSHASTIVSYAHGLATANALQGQAGRHVVAVLGDGALTGGMAYEGLNNLGHSGQKAIIILNDNGRSYAPTASRLGESLSRFRASPTYQRNRERLERLLNEVPLFGHYLERGVDGAKAAIREVFEPPAFFEQLGVGYLGPYDGHDIASLEAAFAAASEMDGPVVVHCLTQKGRGYGPAEDDLVKNMHDTSELKEGSYTDAFSRAIVAEGRKRSELVAITAAMPDSTGLLPFADEFPDRCFDVGIAEQHAVTSATGMAMGGLRPVIAVYSTFLSRAFDQVNLDAGLHAQPVVFVLDRAGITGDDGASHHGVLDMVLLSKVPDMTLFAPSNHAEVARMLSDALELCTEGPSAIRFPKTMPPSDDNETGSGLSARKVRSGSDVCIIGVGKMLGAARAAADKLSESGIDVTVWDPRVVKPLDSEMLQDAAGHRLVVTVEDGLRDGGIGASIADTLSKLAPVAGPAVHVLGVPSVYLAHGKPDAILHRLGLDADGVADEVMAWVNSASGQPG is encoded by the coding sequence TTGATTCTGGAGACGATCAACGCGCCTGAGGACCTGCGTGGTCTCGACGAGGAGCAGCTCGACCAGCTCGTCGCCGAGATCCGCTCCTTCATCGTCGACAAGGTCACCAGCCACGGTGGCCACCTCGGCTCCAACCTCGGCGCGATCGAGATCACCATCGCCCTGCACCGCGTGTTCGACTCCCCGTCGGACTCCATCCTGTGGGACACCGGCCACCAGGCCTACGTCCACAAGCTGCTCACCGGACGGCGCGATCAGTTCACGCAGTTGCGCCAGGAGGGTGGGCTGTCGGGCTATCCGTCACGCGCCGAGTCGGAGCACGACTGGGTGGAGAACAGCCACGCGTCCACGATCGTGTCGTACGCGCACGGCCTCGCCACGGCCAACGCCCTGCAAGGCCAGGCGGGTCGCCACGTCGTCGCCGTGCTGGGCGACGGAGCCCTCACCGGGGGCATGGCCTATGAGGGTCTCAACAACCTCGGCCACAGTGGCCAGAAGGCGATCATCATCCTCAACGACAACGGCCGGTCATACGCACCGACCGCGTCGAGACTGGGCGAGTCGCTCTCCAGGTTCCGCGCCTCACCGACGTACCAACGCAACCGCGAACGCCTCGAGCGCCTGCTCAACGAGGTCCCGCTGTTCGGCCACTACCTCGAGCGCGGCGTCGATGGTGCCAAGGCGGCCATCCGCGAGGTGTTCGAACCGCCGGCGTTCTTCGAGCAGCTCGGCGTCGGGTACCTCGGCCCGTATGACGGACACGACATCGCATCGCTCGAGGCCGCGTTTGCCGCCGCCTCGGAGATGGACGGCCCGGTCGTGGTTCACTGCCTCACGCAGAAGGGCCGGGGATACGGGCCGGCCGAGGATGACCTCGTGAAGAACATGCACGACACCTCGGAGCTGAAGGAGGGTTCGTACACCGATGCCTTCAGCCGGGCGATCGTCGCAGAGGGCCGCAAGCGGTCCGAACTGGTGGCGATCACCGCCGCCATGCCCGACTCCACCGGACTGCTTCCCTTCGCCGACGAGTTCCCGGACCGGTGCTTCGATGTGGGTATCGCCGAGCAGCACGCGGTCACCTCGGCGACCGGCATGGCAATGGGCGGACTGAGGCCCGTCATCGCCGTCTACTCGACGTTTCTCAGCCGCGCGTTCGACCAGGTGAACCTCGACGCAGGGTTGCATGCGCAGCCGGTCGTGTTCGTGCTCGACCGCGCCGGGATCACCGGCGACGACGGCGCATCGCACCACGGGGTCCTCGACATGGTGCTGTTGTCGAAGGTGCCCGACATGACGCTGTTCGCGCCCTCGAACCACGCTGAGGTCGCCCGGATGCTGTCGGACGCCCTGGAGCTGTGCACCGAAGGCCCATCGGCCATCCGCTTCCCCAAGACCATGCCGCCGAGCGACGACAACGAGACTGGCTCGGGGCTGTCCGCACGCAAGGTGCGCAGCGGCAGCGACGTCTGCATCATCGGTGTTGGCAAGATGCTCGGCGCCGCTCGCGCGGCGGCCGACAAGCTCTCGGAATCAGGCATCGACGTCACCGTCTGGGATCCCCGGGTGGTGAAGCCGCTCGACTCGGAAATGCTGCAGGACGCAGCCGGGCACCGCCTGGTCGTGACAGTCGAAGACGGCCTCCGCGATGGTGGTATCGGTGCTTCGATCGCCGACACGCTTTCGAAGCTGGCACCGGTGGCCGGCCCGGCAGTGCACGTTCTCGGAGTTCCGTCGGTGTACCTGGCCCACGGAAAGCCCGATGCGATCCTTCACCGCCTGGGCCTCGACGCCGACGGCGTCGCGGATGAGGTCATGGCCTGGGTGAACTCGGCCTCCGGCCAGCCCGGCTGA